The Vibrio toranzoniae sequence CTAAAACTGGCTCACTGGTTTTAGCCTGCATACATAACTGCTGTAACGAACTTATTTCGTTTTTAGTAGTCTGTAGACAGGGTAACGAATTACCCCTGTCTACTTATTTAAGCGCTTTCCATTCAGAGCCACACGACTCGAAGAAACTAAAGCCTTTAAATAAGTATTCTACCTTCATGAGAGCCATCAAATAATGCGCCTGATTTCACTATCTTCATTGAAAGTTACTATTGTTGTTTTAACCGTTAGCCTACTGAGTGCCTGTGGCTTCCACCTGCGTGGTGATTACTCCGTACCAGAAGAACTCAACAAGATCTCTGTGACCAGTTACGACCAATACAGCACGTTTACACGTATGATGAAAAGTCAGTTACGCATGAATGATGTAGAAATTGTGCCACCTGCGCAGAACACTCCTAACCTGCACATTATTCGCGAGAGTGTTGGCGAGCGCACTCTGTCTCTTTACCAAAATACACGTGCGGCAGAAAAAGAACTCACATTCCGCGCTTCTTATCGCGTAACCATCCCAGAGGTTGGTTCAAAAACGTTCTCAACGAGCGTAACCCGTAGTTACCTAGATAACCCGTTAACAGCATTAGCAAAATCGGTTGAGCGAGAAATGATTGAAGATGAGATGCGTAAGCTTGCAACCAGTCAAATCCTTCGCCAAATGGCTCGCCTAAAAGCGACTATTGCAGCTGGCAGTATGGACCTAGAAGCCTTAGGTAATGTTCAAGTGAAAGAACTTGAGAAACAGTACAACATTAAGAACATCGAAATTGACGACATTGAGATCGACGCCAGTGCAGCATCTGATGCTGAGCCCAGTGTAACTGTCGAGCAATAGGTTTATTTAATGCGTATTTTTGCTGATCGTCTACCAGAGCAACTTGCTAAGCAGTTAAGCAACGTTTACCTCATTTTTGGTAACGAGCCTTTACTGCTGCAAGAAAGCCGAGAAGCGATTCAAAAGACAGCCAAAGAGCAAGGCTTCGAAGAACGTCACCGTTTTGTGATTGATAATAGCCTCGACTGGAATCAAGTCTATGACTGCACTCAGGCATTGAGCCTGTTCTCTAGCCGTCAAATAATCGAGCTGGAACTGCCAGAATCAGGTGTGAATGCTGCAATAGCGAAAGAACTGCTCGCCATCTCTGAGCATATTCACAGCGATATTTTGTTAATTTTAATTGGTACTAAGCTAACCAAAGCTCAAGAGAATGCTAAATGGTTTAAAGCGCTCTCTAATCAAGGCCACTGGGTAAGCTGTTTAACTCCTGATATCAGCCGATTGCCTCAATTTGTTCAGGCTCGTTGTCGTCAAATCGGCTTGTCGCCAGATCCTGAAGCCATTCAAATGCTGGCTCAGTGGCACGAGGGGAACCTTTTTGCACTGACTCAGAGCCTAGAAAAACTGGCACTGCAATACCCAGATGGAAAGCTCACTTTAGTACGCTTAGAAGAATCGCTGAGTCGACACAACCACTTTACTCCTTTCCACTGGAGTGATGCATTGCTGGCAGGTAAAGGCAATCGCGCACAACGAATCTTAAGGCAACTCGAAGCGGAAGGTGTTGAGCCAGTCATTTTACTGCGCAGCGTACAACGTGAACTTTCTTTGTTGTTGCAAATGCAGCAACAAATGAAACAGATGCCGATTGGTCAGATCTTCGAAAAACACCGCATCTGGCAATCTAAAAAGCCGCTTTATAACGCCGCGCTAACAAGAGTTTCGATTTCTCAATTACACTCCCTGTTCGCGCTGCTCACTCAAGCAGAATTGATGACAAAAACCCAATATGAGCAATCGCCTTGGCCACTAATTCATCAGTTAAGCGTAGAGTTTTGTATCCCTTCAGCTTCAATACCATCTCACGCATAAAAGCGTGTTATATTCTAAGGTCAATAGACCCTAAGCAAAGCTACATTCAGATTAAAGGAACACCCTGTGTTACGTGAAGAACTAAAAGATTTTCTTGCAGACAAAGCCGACGACATGAAAGCAGAATCGATAGTGACTATCGATGTAGAAGGCAAATCAAGTGTGACTGATTACATGATTGTTTGTACTGGTACCTCTAAACGCCATGTTGCCTCCATTGCACAGCACGTTGCAGATGAAGTGCGTAAAGCAGGTATGCAACCACTCGGTATTAATGGTCAGCAAGAAGGTGAATGGGTCGTTCTCGATATGGGTACAAGCATGTTACACGTTATGCAAGAAGAACATCGTGAGCTGTACCAACTAGAAAAACTTTGGGGCTAAGCTTTGAAGATCCAGTTAATCGCAGTTGGTACAAAAATGCCAAAGTGGGTTGAAGAAGGGTTTCAAGAATACAAACGCCGCTTCCCTCACGATATGCCATTAGAACTCATTGAAATCACTGCGGGAAAGCGCGGGAAAAATGCCGATATAGCACGCATTCTTCAAAAGGAAGGCGAAGCGATGTTGGCTGCGGTTCCAAAAGGCAACCGCATTGTCACGCTCGATATCCCAGGACGCAAGTGGGATACCCCTCAACTAGCTGAACAATTAGAAAGCTGGAAGCTGGATGGACGTGACGTTTCAATCTTAATTGGCGGACCTGAAGGGTTAGCCCCTGCATGTAAAGCGGCTGCCGACCAAAGCTGGTCTTTGTCAGCACTTACTCTGCCTCACCCATTAGTACGCGTTATCATGGCTGAAAGCTTGTATCGAGCTTGGAGCATTACCGCTAACCATCCGTATCATCGAGAATAAGTGTTAATGTTACGTAAACGTAGCCAAATCCGTGATTACAAAGCAGAAGCACGACTATTTACTAGTCGTGCTTTTGTTGCGTTTATAGGGATCATCGTGATGATGTCGATGTTGGTTGTTAACCTGTATAACATTCAAGTCAACCAGTATCAGGACTATAAAACTCGCTCCAACGACAACCGTATCAAGGTCGTTCCAATCGCCCCCAATCGCGGTTTGATTTACGATCGCAATGGCGTCCTTCTTGCTGAAAACCGTCCAGTTTTTAACTTAGAAGTTACACCAGAAAAAATTAAAAATATGGATGATACTATCGTCCGTTTACAAACTTTAATCGATATTCCGCCAGAACGTATCGAGCGCTTTAATCGTGATCGCCGAAATTCACGACGTTTTAAATCCGTTCCAATTTTAAACCAACTGACTCAAGAGCAAGTGGCGGTTTTTTCCGTAAATCAGCACAAGTTCCCGGGCGTTGAAGTGACAGGCACACTAAAGCGTTTTTATCCGTATGGTGATGTACTGACCCACGTTATTGGCTAC is a genomic window containing:
- the lptE gene encoding LPS assembly lipoprotein LptE produces the protein MRLISLSSLKVTIVVLTVSLLSACGFHLRGDYSVPEELNKISVTSYDQYSTFTRMMKSQLRMNDVEIVPPAQNTPNLHIIRESVGERTLSLYQNTRAAEKELTFRASYRVTIPEVGSKTFSTSVTRSYLDNPLTALAKSVEREMIEDEMRKLATSQILRQMARLKATIAAGSMDLEALGNVQVKELEKQYNIKNIEIDDIEIDASAASDAEPSVTVEQ
- the holA gene encoding DNA polymerase III subunit delta, which gives rise to MRIFADRLPEQLAKQLSNVYLIFGNEPLLLQESREAIQKTAKEQGFEERHRFVIDNSLDWNQVYDCTQALSLFSSRQIIELELPESGVNAAIAKELLAISEHIHSDILLILIGTKLTKAQENAKWFKALSNQGHWVSCLTPDISRLPQFVQARCRQIGLSPDPEAIQMLAQWHEGNLFALTQSLEKLALQYPDGKLTLVRLEESLSRHNHFTPFHWSDALLAGKGNRAQRILRQLEAEGVEPVILLRSVQRELSLLLQMQQQMKQMPIGQIFEKHRIWQSKKPLYNAALTRVSISQLHSLFALLTQAELMTKTQYEQSPWPLIHQLSVEFCIPSASIPSHA
- the rsfS gene encoding ribosome silencing factor is translated as MLREELKDFLADKADDMKAESIVTIDVEGKSSVTDYMIVCTGTSKRHVASIAQHVADEVRKAGMQPLGINGQQEGEWVVLDMGTSMLHVMQEEHRELYQLEKLWG
- the rlmH gene encoding 23S rRNA (pseudouridine(1915)-N(3))-methyltransferase RlmH, whose protein sequence is MKIQLIAVGTKMPKWVEEGFQEYKRRFPHDMPLELIEITAGKRGKNADIARILQKEGEAMLAAVPKGNRIVTLDIPGRKWDTPQLAEQLESWKLDGRDVSILIGGPEGLAPACKAAADQSWSLSALTLPHPLVRVIMAESLYRAWSITANHPYHRE